A genomic stretch from Marinobacter fonticola includes:
- a CDS encoding calcium/sodium antiporter, whose amino-acid sequence MTLAFIAVIAGLALLVWSADRFVDGATGTARHFGMPPLLIGMVVVGFGTSAPEMVVSALAASQGNPGIALGNAYGSNITNIALILGLTAVIAPIAVHSQILRKELPLLTLVTVLAAWQLWDGNVTRLEAIVLLVVFAGVMGWTIFQGMRQKTDTLGGEMEQELATHTMPLNRALLWLIAGLVLLVISSRILVWGAVEIASAFGVSDLVIGLTIIAIGTSLPELASSIIATRKGEHDLALGNVLGSNLFNTLAVVGIAGIIHPMSVGPEVFWRDIMVMSALTLSLFVIGYGFRGQGRINRFEGALLITAYIAYTVYLVTTAF is encoded by the coding sequence ATGACCCTTGCCTTTATCGCCGTGATTGCTGGGCTGGCGCTCCTGGTCTGGAGCGCCGATCGTTTTGTCGATGGCGCTACCGGCACGGCGCGGCATTTCGGGATGCCGCCGCTACTGATTGGCATGGTCGTGGTGGGCTTCGGCACGTCGGCACCGGAAATGGTGGTGTCCGCATTGGCGGCCTCTCAGGGCAACCCGGGTATCGCGCTGGGCAACGCCTACGGCTCCAACATCACCAATATCGCGCTGATTTTGGGCCTGACGGCCGTTATCGCTCCCATCGCCGTGCACTCACAGATTTTACGCAAGGAATTGCCGCTGCTGACTCTGGTGACGGTACTGGCCGCCTGGCAGCTCTGGGACGGTAACGTCACCCGCCTCGAAGCCATTGTTCTGCTCGTGGTGTTTGCAGGCGTCATGGGCTGGACGATTTTTCAGGGTATGCGCCAGAAAACCGATACCCTCGGCGGCGAAATGGAACAGGAGCTGGCCACCCACACCATGCCGCTCAATCGTGCCTTGCTCTGGTTAATTGCTGGCTTGGTGTTACTGGTCATCAGCTCCCGAATTTTGGTCTGGGGTGCCGTGGAGATCGCCAGCGCATTCGGCGTCAGCGATCTCGTCATCGGTCTGACGATCATTGCCATCGGTACGTCGTTACCGGAACTGGCTTCCTCGATCATCGCCACCCGCAAAGGCGAGCATGACCTGGCGCTTGGTAACGTATTAGGGTCCAACCTGTTTAACACGCTGGCGGTGGTGGGCATCGCCGGCATCATTCACCCGATGAGTGTGGGACCGGAGGTCTTCTGGCGAGACATCATGGTGATGTCGGCGCTGACACTGTCACTGTTCGTCATTGGCTATGGTTTTCGGGGCCAGGGACGGATCAACCGTTTCGAAGGCGCATTACTGATAACCGCCTACATCGCTTATACCGTCTACCTCGTGACAACCGCGTTCTAG
- a CDS encoding Gfo/Idh/MocA family oxidoreductase, with protein sequence MSRRTEVRVGVIGFGLAGSVFHAPLIDAANGMRLAAVVTSSPERAGEVRQAYPEVTVYDTAGQLWHHADTLDLVVIASPNRTHKPLAMAALQAGLGVVVDKPLAAHADDARELAEEAERLGLFLTVFQNRRWDSDFLTLQQLIAEGALGEVRRFESRFERWRPEPKPGWRRSGAPEEAGGVLYDLGAHLIDQALVLFGPVKSVYAELDRRYPDAEVDDDSFVALTHRNGVRSHLWMSSVAAQCGPRMRVLGSRAAYTSFGLDGQESALRDGVRPGQNSWLDAIQDGQGYLSAGSEERAIQNDPGDYLQFYEAVAAALIEGHAPPVDPLDAVAGLEIVAAAQHASAERRVIELSK encoded by the coding sequence TTCGGGCTCGCCGGATCCGTGTTTCACGCGCCGCTAATTGATGCAGCTAACGGGATGCGCCTGGCGGCCGTCGTCACGTCCAGTCCCGAGCGTGCCGGGGAAGTCCGGCAAGCCTATCCGGAGGTGACCGTCTACGACACCGCCGGCCAGCTGTGGCATCACGCGGACACGCTGGACCTGGTCGTTATCGCCTCGCCTAACCGAACCCATAAACCTTTGGCCATGGCGGCTCTGCAAGCCGGCCTTGGGGTGGTGGTCGACAAACCATTGGCCGCCCACGCCGACGATGCGCGGGAGCTGGCCGAGGAGGCCGAGCGCTTGGGGCTGTTTCTGACGGTGTTTCAGAACCGCCGTTGGGACAGCGATTTTCTTACCCTGCAGCAGTTGATAGCCGAGGGTGCGCTAGGCGAGGTGCGCCGTTTCGAATCCCGTTTTGAGCGCTGGCGTCCGGAGCCCAAGCCCGGCTGGCGCCGGTCGGGTGCCCCGGAAGAGGCCGGCGGCGTGCTCTATGACTTGGGCGCCCATCTGATCGATCAGGCGCTGGTCCTGTTCGGGCCGGTCAAGTCGGTCTATGCGGAACTGGATCGTCGCTATCCCGATGCCGAGGTGGACGATGACTCTTTCGTGGCCCTGACGCATCGCAATGGCGTACGTTCGCACCTATGGATGAGCAGCGTTGCGGCCCAGTGCGGCCCACGCATGCGCGTACTCGGCAGTCGCGCGGCCTACACCAGTTTTGGTTTAGACGGCCAGGAGAGCGCTCTGCGAGACGGTGTGCGGCCTGGTCAGAACAGTTGGCTGGATGCCATTCAGGATGGCCAAGGCTATCTGTCAGCGGGAAGTGAGGAACGCGCGATTCAAAACGACCCAGGCGATTATCTGCAGTTCTATGAGGCCGTCGCCGCTGCGTTGATCGAGGGCCACGCGCCCCCGGTCGATCCATTGGATGCCGTCGCTGGCCTTGAGATTGTTGCGGCGGCACAGCATGCATCGGCAGAACGCCGGGTGATTGAACTCTCGAAGTAG
- a CDS encoding endonuclease/exonuclease/phosphatase family protein, with amino-acid sequence MLSLILFAAALIVAALTVLARLPFYDWWIRACDFPRLQIAALALIILALSPLASAPYHWLTAIVSGAVLGWQSYRIAPYTRLWPKQVKDAEGGNEERCISLLIANVLMPNRKSEGLMRQIRECQPDVVLTLESDHWWENELDSAIASDYPHAVRIPLDNLYGMHLYSRLKLEETEVEWLIQDDIPSIHTWLRLANNSRVRLHALHPRPPAPSESEESLWRDAELLLVGKQIHRDGDPTLVVGDLNDVAWSRTTRTFCRVSGMLDPRRGRGMFSTFHANYRLMRWPLDHVFVSEEFTLKNMRRLEAFGSDHFPILVTLCFRPSRADEHENPEADADEWEEAEEAIEEARSRDQET; translated from the coding sequence TTGCTAAGTCTTATTCTTTTCGCTGCCGCGCTAATTGTTGCTGCTCTCACCGTATTGGCGCGTCTGCCGTTTTACGATTGGTGGATACGGGCCTGCGATTTTCCACGTCTGCAAATCGCGGCTCTTGCCTTGATTATTCTCGCGCTGTCGCCGTTAGCCTCGGCGCCCTATCACTGGCTGACGGCGATCGTCAGTGGCGCCGTGCTGGGCTGGCAGTCCTATCGTATCGCTCCCTACACGCGACTCTGGCCGAAACAGGTCAAGGACGCCGAGGGTGGAAACGAAGAACGCTGCATTAGCCTGCTGATCGCCAATGTGCTCATGCCCAACCGTAAATCAGAGGGCCTGATGCGGCAGATCCGGGAATGCCAGCCGGATGTGGTGCTGACCCTGGAAAGCGATCACTGGTGGGAAAACGAGCTGGACTCGGCCATTGCCAGCGATTATCCCCACGCCGTGCGGATTCCTTTGGATAATCTTTATGGCATGCACCTCTACTCTCGGCTGAAGTTGGAGGAGACCGAGGTGGAATGGCTGATCCAGGACGACATACCGTCGATCCACACGTGGTTGCGGCTGGCGAATAATTCTCGTGTGAGGCTGCACGCCTTACATCCTCGGCCGCCAGCGCCCAGCGAGAGCGAAGAGTCGCTCTGGCGCGACGCGGAGTTGCTGTTGGTGGGCAAGCAGATCCACCGGGACGGCGACCCCACCTTGGTTGTCGGCGATCTGAACGATGTGGCCTGGTCGCGCACGACGCGCACCTTCTGCCGGGTCAGTGGCATGCTAGACCCCCGCCGTGGCCGCGGTATGTTCAGTACCTTTCACGCCAATTACCGCTTGATGCGGTGGCCATTGGACCATGTCTTTGTCAGCGAGGAGTTTACTCTCAAGAACATGCGCCGGCTGGAGGCTTTCGGTTCGGATCATTTCCCCATTCTCGTCACGCTCTGTTTTCGTCCCAGCCGCGCCGACGAACACGAGAATCCGGAAGCGGATGCAGACGAGTGGGAAGAGGCCGAGGAGGCGATTGAAGAGGCGCGCTCCCGCGATCAGGAGACTTGA
- a CDS encoding GGDEF domain-containing protein produces MDNTPETRHKLAQPHRKAVLVALLWLTAVCGVLFAVLNILNDNIPLAAVELGMVAYSIFLMLKVRHTKHLQRWICAFSLPFFSTMMFAMSTDRTSITVFGWVLLVPLLSHLLHGRRVGLAIAVVFIVGAGSIFLMKYHDSVELMQPVPITNMVILTLCLLVFSNVYEVSRERTALKLLHLARTDVLTGLANRAMLQERYAQEEARARREKRPLAVIVLDLDHFKDVNDRYGHDVGDEALIHVANLLRQRLRATDLACRLGGEEFGALLPSTSSHHALALCETLRATLEANPLRLGDITIPLTMSLGTAELGTDGHSLRTLVARADQRLYVAKTRGRNQVVGPEVTDVVEAVTTAS; encoded by the coding sequence ATGGACAACACCCCTGAAACCCGGCACAAGCTTGCCCAGCCTCATCGCAAGGCGGTGCTGGTAGCCTTGCTTTGGTTAACCGCCGTTTGCGGTGTCCTCTTCGCTGTTCTCAATATCCTGAACGACAACATTCCGCTCGCAGCAGTAGAGCTGGGTATGGTGGCCTATTCCATCTTCCTGATGCTCAAGGTGCGCCACACCAAACATCTTCAGCGCTGGATCTGTGCGTTTTCCCTGCCTTTTTTCTCGACCATGATGTTCGCGATGTCCACGGATCGAACATCCATCACCGTTTTTGGCTGGGTACTCTTGGTTCCACTACTGTCCCACCTGCTGCATGGTCGCCGTGTGGGGCTCGCTATTGCCGTTGTCTTCATCGTGGGCGCCGGCTCCATTTTTCTGATGAAATACCACGACTCAGTGGAACTTATGCAGCCGGTCCCCATAACGAATATGGTGATCTTGACCCTGTGCCTACTGGTTTTCTCCAATGTCTATGAAGTCAGCCGAGAGCGCACCGCCCTTAAATTACTGCATTTGGCCCGCACCGATGTGCTGACCGGACTGGCCAACCGCGCGATGCTGCAAGAACGCTACGCGCAAGAGGAAGCGCGCGCCCGCCGGGAAAAGAGGCCGCTTGCGGTCATCGTGCTGGATTTGGACCATTTCAAGGACGTGAACGACCGCTACGGTCACGACGTGGGTGACGAAGCGCTGATCCACGTCGCGAACCTCCTGCGCCAGCGTTTGCGGGCCACCGATTTAGCCTGTCGCCTCGGCGGCGAGGAATTCGGCGCCCTACTTCCCTCGACCAGCAGCCACCACGCCCTCGCCCTTTGCGAAACATTACGCGCGACGCTTGAGGCCAATCCGCTCAGGCTGGGCGATATCACCATTCCATTGACCATGAGTCTCGGCACCGCTGAACTGGGCACGGATGGCCATAGCTTGCGCACGCTGGTGGCCCGGGCGGACCAGCGGCTATACGTGGCTAAAACCCGGGGGCGCAATCAGGTTGTCGGCCCGGAAGTCACAGATGTGGTAGAAGCGGTCACCACCGCCTCCTGA
- a CDS encoding cory-CC-star protein, protein MKETFSQLKYWYRRVSVAGAEYYNAPYRAAVARAKRDEDDLFMLLVFGEMMGIPNPASWYTLELQPLLLERFHDWHQRMGMERSPLDNMRCC, encoded by the coding sequence ATGAAAGAGACCTTTTCGCAGCTGAAATACTGGTACCGGCGGGTGAGCGTCGCGGGCGCCGAATACTACAATGCGCCTTACAGAGCGGCCGTGGCCCGCGCCAAGCGGGACGAGGACGACCTGTTCATGCTGCTGGTGTTCGGCGAAATGATGGGCATCCCCAATCCGGCAAGCTGGTATACCCTGGAGCTTCAGCCTCTCCTACTGGAGCGCTTCCATGACTGGCACCAACGGATGGGGATGGAACGCTCGCCCTTGGATAATATGCGCTGCTGCTGA
- a CDS encoding ArsA family ATPase: protein MLDIQRLIAEKRLLMVGGKGGVGKTTVAAALALASADAGRRVLLISTDPAHSLADVFDRPIGNTPTMLWPNLMALELDPDTEVDAYLERVFAQMRRYVGPDQLQELQRQLRLSSQSPGAQEAALLERISRLIDDSEKDYDLLIFDTAPTGHTLRLLSLPEIMAAWTDGLLKHNKRSEKLGKALAHLTPGRSIDNPMSNPEEHALEGMDQRSRELTETLLARQRLFQRTRRVLNDADCTAFLFVLTPERLPILETERAVNSLRSASVPVAGAIINRLLPETDDSDFWTHRRERQQRQLDGITQRLGDIPLLRLPLFEDDIQGLDQLQVFSRQLIQS, encoded by the coding sequence ATGCTCGACATCCAGCGACTGATCGCCGAAAAACGCCTACTAATGGTGGGCGGCAAAGGAGGCGTCGGTAAGACCACGGTCGCCGCCGCCCTGGCCCTAGCCTCGGCGGATGCCGGGCGTCGGGTGCTGCTTATCTCCACGGACCCCGCCCATAGTCTGGCGGACGTCTTTGACCGGCCCATCGGCAATACGCCCACCATGCTCTGGCCCAACCTGATGGCGCTCGAGCTGGACCCCGACACTGAGGTAGACGCCTATCTGGAGCGGGTCTTCGCCCAAATGCGCCGTTACGTCGGGCCGGATCAGCTCCAGGAGCTGCAACGTCAGCTTCGGCTGAGCAGTCAGTCGCCGGGCGCTCAGGAGGCCGCACTGCTGGAACGCATTTCGCGGCTGATTGACGACAGCGAGAAAGACTACGACCTGCTCATTTTCGATACCGCCCCGACCGGTCATACTTTGCGGCTGTTAAGTCTCCCCGAAATCATGGCAGCCTGGACCGATGGTCTGCTCAAGCACAATAAGCGCTCTGAAAAGCTAGGTAAGGCTCTCGCCCATCTCACGCCGGGGCGCAGCATCGACAATCCGATGAGCAACCCCGAAGAGCATGCCTTAGAGGGCATGGATCAACGCAGCCGCGAACTCACCGAAACCCTGCTGGCTCGCCAGCGTCTGTTCCAGCGGACACGGCGCGTGCTCAACGATGCCGATTGCACGGCTTTCCTGTTCGTGCTCACGCCCGAGCGCCTGCCCATTCTGGAGACGGAACGAGCGGTAAATTCGCTGAGGAGCGCGTCGGTACCCGTGGCAGGCGCCATTATCAATCGCCTGCTGCCAGAAACTGACGACAGCGACTTCTGGACCCATCGCCGCGAACGCCAGCAGCGACAGTTGGACGGCATCACGCAGCGCCTGGGCGATATTCCGCTGCTGCGCCTGCCGTTGTTCGAAGACGATATTCAAGGGCTGGATCAGTTGCAGGTTTTCTCTCGGCAACTGATTCAGAGTTAG
- a CDS encoding DUF488 domain-containing protein → MANSALTMAISLKRAYEPASSRDGERILVDGIWPRGVSKEKLDIKEWLKEIAPSSELRKAFHAGEMTWGEFRKTYMSELKPYRDTLRKIAKESRERTVTLVFSAANTEHNNAVVLKQYLNMLRGK, encoded by the coding sequence ATGGCAAACAGTGCACTAACAATGGCGATTTCACTCAAACGTGCCTACGAACCCGCATCGAGCCGAGATGGCGAACGCATCCTTGTAGATGGCATCTGGCCGCGAGGCGTTTCCAAGGAAAAGCTGGATATCAAGGAATGGCTCAAGGAGATTGCGCCTTCCAGTGAGCTGCGGAAGGCCTTTCACGCCGGAGAGATGACTTGGGGTGAATTCCGCAAAACTTACATGAGCGAACTCAAACCCTATCGCGACACCCTGCGCAAAATCGCTAAAGAGTCACGGGAACGTACCGTGACGCTGGTCTTCAGTGCCGCCAATACCGAGCACAATAACGCGGTGGTGTTGAAACAGTACCTCAACATGCTGCGGGGGAAGTAG
- a CDS encoding O-acetylhomoserine aminocarboxypropyltransferase/cysteine synthase family protein, with the protein MKPETLALHAGFKGDPTTHAATTPIYQTTSYTFDDTQHGADLFDLKVEGNIYTRIMNPTNAVLEERMAKLEGGVGALAVASGMAAITYALQTICHAGHNIVSTSQLYGGTYNLFAHSLPNQGIECRFTQHDDFDAVEQAIDDNTRALFCESIGNPAGNVVDIERWAEIAHSHGIPLIVDNTVATPFLCRPFEHGADIVIHSLTKYAGGHGTAVAGVIVDSGIFDWKANAAKFPMLNEPDPSYHGVIYTEALGEAAFIGRCRVVPLRSTGAALSPFNAFLIMQGLETLALRMERHCENAEKVANYLENHAKVEWVNYAALQSSPYNETCEKICGGKASGILSFGIQGGFEAGARFIDALKLIYRLVNIGDAKSLACHPASTTHRQLNAEELKSAGVSKDLVRLSIGIEHIEDILEDIEQALDIACGQ; encoded by the coding sequence ATGAAACCGGAAACTCTGGCACTGCATGCAGGCTTCAAGGGCGACCCGACGACCCATGCCGCAACCACGCCGATCTACCAAACCACCTCCTACACCTTCGACGACACCCAGCACGGCGCCGATCTGTTCGATCTGAAGGTTGAAGGCAACATTTACACCCGGATCATGAATCCCACCAACGCCGTCCTCGAGGAACGCATGGCGAAGCTCGAAGGCGGCGTGGGTGCGCTGGCTGTGGCCTCGGGTATGGCCGCGATCACTTATGCCCTGCAAACGATTTGTCACGCCGGCCACAACATCGTCAGCACCAGCCAGCTCTACGGCGGCACCTACAATCTTTTCGCCCACTCCCTACCCAACCAGGGCATCGAATGCCGCTTCACGCAACACGATGATTTCGACGCGGTGGAACAGGCCATCGACGACAACACCCGGGCCCTGTTCTGCGAGTCCATCGGCAACCCCGCTGGCAACGTGGTGGACATCGAGCGTTGGGCGGAAATTGCCCATAGCCACGGCATTCCGCTGATTGTCGACAACACCGTGGCCACGCCGTTCCTATGTCGCCCGTTCGAGCATGGCGCGGATATCGTGATCCACTCGCTGACCAAGTATGCCGGTGGCCACGGCACGGCCGTAGCGGGCGTCATCGTAGACTCGGGCATCTTTGATTGGAAAGCCAATGCAGCCAAGTTCCCGATGCTCAACGAGCCGGACCCGTCGTATCACGGCGTGATCTACACCGAAGCGTTGGGCGAAGCCGCCTTTATCGGTCGTTGCCGCGTAGTGCCGCTGCGCAGTACCGGCGCCGCGCTTTCGCCGTTTAACGCCTTCCTGATCATGCAAGGACTTGAAACGCTCGCGCTACGCATGGAAAGGCACTGCGAAAATGCGGAGAAAGTAGCGAATTACCTGGAAAACCACGCCAAGGTTGAGTGGGTCAACTACGCGGCCCTGCAAAGCAGCCCCTACAACGAAACCTGCGAGAAAATCTGCGGCGGCAAGGCGTCGGGCATTCTGAGCTTTGGCATCCAGGGCGGTTTTGAAGCGGGCGCCCGTTTTATCGATGCACTCAAGCTGATCTACCGGCTGGTGAACATCGGCGACGCCAAGTCCCTGGCCTGCCACCCGGCCTCCACGACGCACCGGCAGCTCAACGCCGAGGAGCTCAAAAGCGCCGGCGTCAGCAAGGATCTTGTGCGCTTGTCCATCGGCATCGAGCATATTGAGGATATTCTCGAAGATATCGAGCAGGCACTGGACATCGCCTGCGGCCAGTAA
- a CDS encoding CBS domain-containing protein: MNIREIMNSDVQLVTPSTTLKDAAAQMAQRGIGFLPIGDDKLAGSVTDRDIVLRGVGQGKDVSTTTVAEIMTDDVLYSFEDTDVEAVAQNMGEKQVRRMPVVDADKRLVGVVSIGDMVPHLQADTAKNVFAGITAHSQAA, from the coding sequence ATGAACATCAGGGAAATCATGAATTCAGACGTACAACTGGTTACGCCATCCACCACCCTGAAGGATGCCGCAGCCCAAATGGCCCAGCGGGGCATTGGCTTCTTGCCGATTGGCGATGACAAGCTTGCCGGGTCCGTCACAGATCGGGATATCGTGCTTCGGGGCGTCGGCCAGGGTAAAGACGTCAGCACGACGACAGTAGCCGAGATCATGACTGACGATGTGCTCTACTCTTTTGAAGATACAGACGTCGAGGCCGTCGCTCAGAACATGGGCGAGAAGCAGGTTCGGCGTATGCCGGTGGTCGACGCAGACAAGCGGCTGGTGGGCGTTGTCAGCATTGGCGACATGGTGCCCCACCTTCAAGCCGATACGGCCAAGAACGTCTTCGCCGGCATCACGGCCCATAGCCAGGCCGCTTGA
- a CDS encoding carbon starvation CstA family protein, which translates to MSAILLLILGLSGMALGYFVYSRFIAKVIYKVDENFRTPAHEFEDGVDFVPTNKFVLWGHHFTSVAGAAPIVGPAIAVIWGWLPAFLWVTIGTIFFAGIHDFGAIWASVRNKAKSIGTLTGEVVGTRARSIFSIVIFLVLLMVNAVFGVVIAKLLINNPGSVVPVWGAIAVALVIGQLIYRAKLSLPLVSLIGVVALYVLIYMGPSVPVSLPEQVGGLSDNAAWILILFGYAAVASLLPVWVLLQPRDYINGLQLFVGLIALYAAVLIGNPTIVAPMINQDLPAGTPSMIPLLFVTIACGAISGFHGLVSSGTTSKQLRREPDARFVGYFGATGEGALALAAIIAATAGFASLADWQAVYTSFGQGGVLAFVNGGATILSQGTGLNAEVAGTMLTVMAALFAGTTMDTGLRLQRYIFQEWGEIYNFKWMAKPVPATLLSVGTCLLLAFGAGGADGSGGLLIWPLFGTSNQLLAGLTLLVVTVMLVRRGAPTVFTVVPLIFLLVMTLYALLIQLKGFYTKGDWFLLTLDLVVLVAAILVTLECIASLRRLKRESESADAS; encoded by the coding sequence ATGAGTGCCATATTGCTGCTTATATTGGGGCTGAGCGGGATGGCCCTGGGCTATTTTGTCTACTCCCGTTTTATCGCCAAAGTCATCTACAAAGTTGACGAAAATTTCCGCACGCCGGCCCACGAGTTTGAGGACGGTGTGGATTTCGTGCCCACCAACAAGTTCGTACTCTGGGGGCATCACTTTACCTCCGTGGCGGGAGCGGCGCCCATTGTCGGCCCGGCAATCGCCGTGATTTGGGGCTGGCTGCCGGCCTTCCTGTGGGTCACTATCGGCACCATCTTTTTCGCGGGCATCCATGATTTCGGGGCCATCTGGGCCAGTGTGCGCAACAAGGCCAAATCGATCGGCACCCTCACCGGCGAAGTGGTGGGTACCCGAGCCCGCTCGATCTTCAGCATCGTTATCTTCCTGGTGCTGTTGATGGTCAACGCGGTGTTTGGCGTCGTTATCGCCAAGTTGCTGATCAATAACCCGGGATCCGTGGTTCCCGTCTGGGGCGCCATCGCCGTCGCACTGGTTATCGGCCAGTTGATTTACCGGGCGAAGCTGAGCCTGCCGCTGGTTTCACTCATCGGCGTGGTTGCGCTGTACGTTCTGATCTACATGGGACCTTCGGTGCCGGTTTCCCTGCCGGAACAGGTCGGCGGCCTCTCCGACAACGCCGCCTGGATTTTGATTCTGTTCGGCTATGCCGCGGTCGCATCGCTGTTACCGGTCTGGGTACTGCTCCAGCCTCGGGACTACATCAACGGCCTGCAGCTGTTCGTCGGCCTGATCGCGCTTTATGCCGCAGTGCTGATTGGCAACCCCACGATTGTGGCCCCCATGATCAACCAGGATCTGCCGGCCGGCACGCCATCGATGATCCCGTTGCTGTTCGTGACCATCGCCTGCGGTGCAATCTCCGGCTTTCACGGCCTGGTATCCTCCGGCACGACGTCCAAGCAGCTACGCCGCGAACCGGACGCCCGCTTCGTCGGCTACTTCGGCGCCACCGGCGAAGGCGCACTGGCGTTGGCGGCCATCATTGCCGCTACCGCGGGTTTCGCCTCGCTGGCCGACTGGCAGGCGGTCTATACGTCGTTCGGTCAGGGGGGCGTGCTGGCGTTCGTCAATGGCGGCGCGACCATCCTCAGCCAGGGCACGGGGCTGAATGCGGAAGTGGCCGGCACCATGCTGACGGTCATGGCGGCGCTATTCGCCGGCACCACCATGGACACGGGCCTGCGTCTGCAGCGTTATATTTTCCAGGAATGGGGTGAAATCTATAACTTCAAATGGATGGCCAAACCCGTACCCGCCACGCTCCTGTCGGTAGGCACCTGCCTGCTGCTCGCCTTTGGCGCCGGCGGGGCGGACGGGTCCGGCGGACTGCTGATCTGGCCGCTGTTCGGCACCTCCAACCAGCTGTTAGCCGGGCTGACCCTTTTGGTTGTGACCGTCATGCTGGTCCGCCGCGGCGCACCGACGGTCTTCACCGTCGTGCCCCTGATCTTCCTGCTGGTGATGACACTGTATGCGCTGCTGATCCAACTCAAAGGCTTCTACACCAAGGGCGACTGGTTCTTGCTGACGTTGGACCTTGTGGTACTGGTAGCCGCGATACTGGTAACCCTGGAATGTATCGCCTCGCTACGGCGGCTCAAACGGGAAAGCGAAAGCGCTGACGCGTCCTGA
- a CDS encoding hemerythrin domain-containing protein, which translates to MVYASDQGQIREHAITPVDSITQLQAEHRYIRRLFGQLAHHQQSHDLTGLLQAICDQLTVYLILKEEVFYPGMRAAANAEQRAQLDESLVEHYALKVILDTLDGQAPGDLLFGAKVRTLKRHFVRHASYEEEALFPGLLPLSTQDFSQRLYDRRRELVADMRQHRL; encoded by the coding sequence ATGGTATACGCCTCAGATCAAGGCCAGATACGGGAACACGCCATCACCCCGGTGGATTCCATTACCCAGCTGCAGGCCGAGCACCGTTATATCCGCCGGCTGTTCGGGCAGCTGGCCCATCATCAGCAGAGTCATGACCTAACCGGGCTGCTGCAGGCTATTTGCGACCAACTCACGGTTTACCTGATCCTCAAGGAAGAAGTCTTTTACCCCGGCATGCGTGCGGCGGCGAATGCCGAACAGCGCGCTCAATTGGACGAATCTCTCGTCGAACACTACGCGCTCAAGGTTATTCTGGATACGCTGGATGGCCAGGCGCCGGGCGATCTGCTGTTCGGAGCCAAGGTAAGAACGCTCAAGCGGCATTTTGTACGGCATGCCAGCTACGAGGAAGAGGCCCTGTTTCCGGGGCTGCTGCCCCTGAGCACCCAGGATTTCAGCCAGCGTTTATACGATCGCCGCCGGGAGCTCGTGGCGGATATGCGCCAGCATCGGCTTTGA